The following proteins are encoded in a genomic region of Cryptomeria japonica chromosome 11, Sugi_1.0, whole genome shotgun sequence:
- the LOC131860202 gene encoding uncharacterized protein LOC131860202, with protein sequence MKIITWNVKGCNALDKCRLIKRGLDQLRPDVVLLQETKMDKVEAKTLMGTWKQWSGVFVDSEGTSGGLGILWNSNIQKVEEVMVSNMWQVCKFHSYPLNVDFTIINVYGPSKSTLQIFFWRTQSSLIWDLEGDLLIIEDDFNAILELSDKLGGKGEIPANLAHFQNFVTENGLREIKSKEGQYTWSNQRISGQHVSEKLD encoded by the coding sequence ATGAAAATCATAACCTGGAATGTCAAGGGCTGTAATGCCCTTGATAAATGTCGATTGATCAAACGAGGGTTGGATCAATTACGGCCAGATGTAGTTCTTTTACAAGAAACAAAGATGGATAAAGTGGAAGCAAAGACTCTTATGGGAACTTGGAAGCAGTGGTCGGGGGTCTTTGTGGATTCGGAGGGCACATCGGGAGGGCTGGGTATCCTTTGGAATTCAAATATTCAAAAGGTGGAGGAAGTTATGGTCTCCAATATGTGGCAGGTATGTAAGTTCCACTCTTATCCTCTAAATGTTGACTTCACAATAATCAATGTTTATGGACCGTCAAAATCTACGCTGCAAATTTTTTTTTGGAGAACCCAGTCCTCCCTCATTTGGGATCTGGAGGGGGATCTTCTGATCATCGAGGATGACTTCAATGCTATTTTGGAACTGAGTGATAAACTGGGGGGCAAGGGTGAAATTCCTGCGAACCTAgcacattttcaaaattttgtgacAGAAAATGGTCTCAGGGAAATCAAGTCCAAGGAAGGCCAGTATACATGGTCAAATCAAAGGATCTCAGGACAACATGTTTCAGAGAAGCTGGACTGA